The region GGCAGTACTGGATCATTCTAGCTTTGAGGAACCCATGTTGATTGATATGTACCATCTAGAGAATAATTCTTTGTAATCTATTGGCCAGTAGTTTGGTAATTATCTTAAGTACTGCATTGAGCAGTGAGATTGGTCTGAAATCATTGGGTGAGACTGGCACTTCCTTTTTGGAATCAATGTAATGAATGATGTATTGATGCTTTCAAGATTTATATTACCAGCATGAAAAGCCATGATAAGCTCAGTGATATCCACTTTAATGATGTCCCAACAAGCTTTGATGAACTCATTATTAAATCCATCAAGAACTGGAGATTTATCTGTACGAAGGTTTTTTACCACTTCATCAATTTCCTCCTATGTAAATTGCTTCTCAAGATCTTGGAAGATCTTAGGCTCAACTCTATGTTCATATAGATCATTCAAATCAAAGTGCATTGTGTGACCATTAGATTGTCCCAATCTTTTTTAAGCCCTCCCAAAGAATAGTTGTTTTTCCTTCATGGTCAGTAATTTCCACTTGATCATCATTCAGAAGCATACAATTTTATTATGTCTATGATTAAAAGAGGATTTGGTATGAAAGAATTTGGTGTTCTCGTCACCAAACTAAACACCTTTTATTTTCCCTCTTTGCTTCCAATAAATCTTCTAATTATTAAGTACTATCAATAGGAATTCCTTCAGCATAGACCTACAATTCCCTTCAAATACTGAGAGATATCTATATTCCTCAATCAAGTCCCAGTGGAAAATACAAGCATTTaaatcctcatactgctttataagACAGGACAAACTCTTGGCCGACAATTTTAAAGATCTTCTCAAATTCTTAAACTTTGCATTGATTTTTTTTTGGCTGGATCAGTGTAACCCACAGGAATATTCCAGGCTGCTTGAACAATGTCTTTGAAAGAGCTGTGTTTCAGCCAATAATTTTCAAACTTGAATACCTTGGACTTGGGAATGTAGTCCAAACCAATATTCCACATTAAACAATGTTTATTTGCGGACCAATTTCAGAAGTGTCGCTTCTATTCATTTCCGTTCTCTAATCTACTAGTCAATTAAGTCTGAACCGAGAACCGAACCTAAATCTCGGTCGACTGAATCTTTGGTTAGGAATTTTCCCGGTGACCAATCGGTCATCCTATTTTGAAAACCAAATTTCTTCAAAAGCTGAAGAACCGAACCGAACGGTTCGGTTACACAGAATGCCAAGCTCTCCAAACACCTCCACTTTCTCCCAGTTGAACATGTGATATTTCTTACACCGAGTCTTCTTGCCAAAGCAATCTTCTCCCAAAACAATCAAATATTTTATTTACTCCCTTTGGCAAGCCATAAAAGTAAAGCATGCACAACGGTTTATATTTTCTAGACTACTTACTCTGGAGCAAAGCCCCGGTCCTTTATTCAAAACCAAATAGTATGTACAGGGGTCAAGTAGTCAGCTACTAAGGGAGGCTGGCAATCTAAGCCAGAAGATTCGGCCTACCACAAGCCTTCACTCTAAAAGAAAGAAGGGTTATATCTTGTACAAATTTACAACACCATGAGCCAAAAGTGGCATAGCTCTAAATGTCCTTCCATTTATAACAATCCAGATATTCCAATTCCAAGCAGAGTCGGCATAACCTCGAAGAAAGGAAGATCGAACCTCATGTTTGCCCCGGCAATGCATGGTCTGATCTCAGACCCATGTGGTTGAACTAGCGGGAGAGAACAGATGAAGTCTGTAACACATTACACATTGGTTAATTGCTCAAAGAAGCAGTGAGCAAAGAGAACATGCCTCCAATGGATACTAAATTTCCTTGCGAATATTCTAATCTCACAAATACACGCCATCATTATTGTAGATTTATGGATGGTTGAGCCTTTGAAGGCAGAATCCAACAACAAATAACATAAGTTTTTCCTCGACATTTGCTTTTGCCcctcaattttattttattttattgaaaaaggagtttacccccggcctctgcatcaaaatgATGTACATCATCTATACTAATTCAACATTAGAAAACAAGCACAAGGCCTCACTTTATATAGATAAATCGACGAGCTCCACAAGAACACGATTATTGAATACAAAGGTTCAGCAAGCAAAAGGGAAATAGTTCGGGCTGGGCAACAGCTCGCACAGGTAATCTCGACATAAAGAGAAAGAAAACAAGCTATGGAGCCGGGAGCTGCTGGCGAGccacaccctcggcaggccaagaagGAGCCCATCCAATCCGCCGTGATCCCGACGCCAAGCCAAGCGAGCATCCGCCATTACAGAATCGATCGAGGCTACTAATTCAACATCCTCGACAGTGAACTGAAACTGCCACATCATCCCTTCATTTTATTGCACCCATCCGATTATTAATTTCTTCAAACTAACTGCATGCCATGCATCCAGCATTGGATTATTTGTTCGAACATAGCACCACTTCTCCATCATACGGAAACGGAGGCAGTCACGGTTGCGTTGTTATTGGTAGTCTTAAGCAAGGGTTTTGGGACGGAGTTGAACTTGGCGAACCACTTGGCCGACTTCTTGAGCTtgcgcttgttgccgtccttcttgTCGATGTAGACCAGGCTGAATCGTGAGCTGTAGCCCAGGCTCCATTCGAAGTTGTCGATCAGACCCCACGTGAAGTGGCCCCGCACGTCCGCGCCCTGGCTGAAAGCACAGATACATACATGAAAGCGCGCTTAGCAAGAATTCAACAATGTGTCTGTGTGTATGTATACACATTTGAGTAATCAGTGTGCCATTagggtatgtatgtatgtatgtgggtAAGAGTACAAAATAAGTGAAAAAAAGAGGCAGGGTTTTAGCGTCTGTAGTTACTCTATTGCGTCCTTGACGGCTGAGATGTGACGCTGGAGGTAGTCTAGCCTCTTCCAGTCATCCAAAGGATCTCTCATGGTTGGGTCGCTGTCCACATCAGCGATTCCTGCACACACACAAGTTAAGAAGTAATCCATCACACTTTCTTCAAAAAAAACCTCCCATGAACCATTACATCATATCCATGGATTAGGTTCTTGTCTGATTTAAGGGAACTAGTACCAGTTGAGCACAAAGATTGCTTACACATTAGTGTGTGTCAATCTTCATGAGGATTAGTGTAATGACGTCAGATTTTCAACTAGTTACTTTTGATGTCACTTTTGATGTAATTAGGGGATCATGGAAATTTAACTAGTTACTTTTGATGTCAGATTTTCAACCTTTTTATTAACTAAAAACTAGTACCTAAGCAACCCCTTGACAAAAGGTTTACAGATTTGCTGTAGGTCAACTAAAGTTTGATATGAACCGATGATTGATCATTGGATTACTACAAAATCCAatgctacacacacacacacacacacacacacacacacacacacacacacacacacacacacacacacacacacacacaaatgtcACTACTTACCGTTCTCAGTGATGAAGATGGGTGGGTTTCCGTATTTCTCCTTCATGATCAGAAGGAGGTCTGTTAGGCCTTTTTGGTACATGTAAATCCAATAAGTCCCTGTCTGCAAATGGGTGTCCAAACTTTTAATTAATAACGAGAAAAAACTTCAGATTTGTTTAAGCTTTACTTCAGAAACAAAGCATTATCATGTCTATGCCACTTAACCTTTTTGTTCAAAAGTTTAACTAGAGTCCTGGCTGACTAGTTCTACCGTAAGAATTTGGTGAAAATAATCTAcattatcactatcatcatatatgTCGTATGCAAAATTAACCAGGTAGTAGGAAGATACATACTATAGGACCGATGTCATTCCCATCACTCCCTTTAGCTGCTCGAAGAGAAGAAAAAGGTGCAGGATTAGCATGAGGACATGAAATTTCTCAAAGGATCTGTAAAGTACTAAGGTTTGTCCTCAACCATATTTTCTTACTTTCTGAACTGGCGTAAGCGTCGTCGGTGTTCAGCTTTGGCGTAAAGTCTGATGAAATGTCAACATGCTTGGAGAACCTGGAGGTGTAATAGTTGAGCCCCATGATGTCACATGAGGACGCTAGCTTCTCCTGCTCCTCCTTAGTGAACATGGGTAGACGATGTCCAATCAGTGATCTCATGGAGAAGGGGTAGTCACCACGAACAACTGGCTCCAGGAACCATCCGAGGTTGTAGTCGATGGATCTTTCCCGGGCCTGGTCGTCGAGGAAGGAGTCTTGGAATGGCTCGTGACCCATTACATCAAAGGCCATCCCTATCTTGGAATCCCCATGCTGCAGTTGGTCCATcaatataactaaattaaatacaCAAATACATATGACTAGTTGTTGCTTGTTTATTAGATAATGTAGATGTCTCTCTTTGTGTATGTACCTTGTTGTAACAAGCTTTGAACAGCTCAACAGCCTCAGCATGAGCTAAGAGGATGTGGTGACCAGcagtgtatggctctctgagcgagTCTCCTTTTGGGACGGCACAATCCATCCCTGGCGAGCACCTCCCAGGAGCATGAATCCCCTCACCATAGGAGAAACAACAATATGTATGTGGCTCGTTAAAGGTGAACCAGTTCTTCACCCTGTCGCCGAAGTTCTTAAAGCACACCTCGGCGAATTGTTTGTAATCATCTCTGGAAAAAAAAACCAAACCCGAACGATGTTCAACAAAATTGTTTCTTAGCTTAacaataagtactccctccgttcggaaatacttgtcattaaaatgaataaaaggggatgtatctagatgtatattaattttagatacatccctttttatccattttgatgacaagtatttccggacggagggagtagttatgttAGTTTACTGATGCATCATTGAATGACAGTACAACATTGTTTGTGTTCTGAAAAGAAACGTTTTTCTACTCatggtccaataatggccttcctccAATCGAATTTAACAATATTATAGTTCGTAGTTTTTATACATATTGTAATTGCAATTACTGATCTTTCTTTAGACCATTTTCTTACAAATCAATTTTCTTTTGTTTGCTGCATACTTACACAATCTGCCTATTTAAGAAGCCGCCGTACTTGTCCTCCAGTGCTTGAGGAGTGTCCCAGTGCCAAATTGTAACATATGGCACTATGTCTGAGTTTCAAAAAACAAATAATTATTTGTGCAAGCCCTTGCGAGTCTGACTCATTAAGCACTAATCAAACAAAGAAGAAAATGGTTTTCACCGTTATCTATCAGCGAGTTGATCAGCTTATTGTAGTAGTCGATGCCTGCCTGGTTTACTTTTCCCGTCCCATCTGAAAGCCATAGTAAACATGTGCTGAAATTAGGACCCAAATATTATAACAAGTCTTATCGGCTGCGTCTAATTTGTAGAGGACATCTTTATTGTTCCTAACTTATTCACCATACAAAATATACATGGTTATTTTGTATTTACCTGGCAGTATTCTGGACCAAGCGATGGAGAACCTATACACTTTCATGCCCATGTCCTTCAGCGCTTTGACATCCTCCTGTCAGCCATAAATGATGACATGAATAATGATGACAACGTATTGTCATGCATATCTTTATTTTTATTAGAAGTGCATATTCCAAAtggtttttccaaaaaaaaatgcaACGACATAACATCAATGCTGTCATAAGATTTGTTAGATTTTTGTTTGGAAAAACCATTGGTCCCGTCGGAGTACTTACTTCATATAGATGGTAGGAGTTTGCTGCAACGTCCCCATTGGTCTTGTCGGATATGCGCTCTGTTCGTATATATACACATAAAATTAAGGAGAAGGACGCACGAAAGAATAATATGATATATATGTTTATTACACTCAAAAGGTATATGTTACCAGGATATGTGTGGCAGAAGTGGTCCCAAGTGCTTGGCCCCTTGCCATCTTCATTCCAAGCACCTTCAATCTAAACGGATGACGACATATATAACATTTTGTGCAATCGAACAACCCACTAAACATGCATTTTGACATCATGTTTTCCCTTAGGTATTTGTTATCATTGAAACAGTTGACACCATTATTTTCTTTTAAATTAACAGATATACGGTTGTGCAAGAAAATAATTAGTACCTGGTACGCTGAAGTGGAGGCACCAAAGAGGAAGTCCTTGTTGAACCAGTCCCTTTTAGGGATTTGCCGGGACTTGAGCTTAGTGAACACAGGCCCAATGGGCTCTGCTGGCTTTGACGGTGTGCCTGCCCTGACGGTGAGGTTACagtgttagagttataatataagtcatgtacccctttgtatttatcccgttgtataagcggtttcctgcatatgttccacacctgtacatgtatatatatcggcctatggcctcatgggaatacaagttgcatatttcctaacatggtattagagctaggtcaatTTTTTGCACGCTGCAACTCGTGCGATTGATCCATCTGATCGATTTCCACCTGATCGATCTCCAACCGAACCGGGCCGCTCGAAGCTCATCCTTCTCGATCGAAACAGGGCCCCGCCCCGCAGGTCTTCGGCCCCGATCTCCTCCCGCTTCCGTCCGGCCCGGATCTCCTGCTGCTCTCGTCCGGCTGCCCCTCCCGTCCAGCCCCGGTCCCGTTCGTCCCCGGGTGCTGTCGATCCGGCTGGATCGCACCTCCAGCCAGTACTGCCTCCAGCCCGATCGTCCTACTCCCGCTTGCCGTTGGTGTCCCAGCCGGCCCCAAGCAATGAAGGTCCTCCCTCCAGCCGGCCCCAAGCAACGCAGGTCCTCCCTCCAGCCGGCCCCGCCTGCCCAGGACTCCCGCAGCCCTGCTCCAGCCGGCCCCGCCTGCTCTCTCTCGTCAGATTCCACAAAAATGTCTGCTGCATCGGGCTATGTTGCTGTCCCTCGCTATCCGGTGATCTTTCATGGTACTAACTACACCGAGTTCACTGGCTTTATGCGCATTCACATGCGTGGCATCCGTCTCtggggtgttctttctggcgaggtctgCTGTCCGCCGCGTCCGGTTCCTCCAGTTGCCCCTACTCCGCCGACTCCACTGGTTCTTTCTACGGATGCTaatcaggccgccaaggatgcggctAAGCTTGCTGATGAGGCTGCTGATCGTGCTTATGATGAGAGGGTTTTGGCTTATGAGGAGGCTCTTCAGACGTATCATGGTGCTTTGTCTGTTTACATCCAGTGGcttgatgatgatgctcgtgctgcaGCTGTTCTCACTGCTAGTGTTCTGCCTCAGTTTGCTTCTGAGATTCTGGGTCTTCCTACTGTCTTTTAGATGTGACATGTCTTCGTCAGCGCTATgagccctctggtgatgccttaTACCTTTCTGTGGttcgtcaggagcatgctcttcagcagggtgactctacTGTTGATGATTTCTATCCACAGAGTTCTGCTATCTGGCACCAACTTGATTCTCTCCGCAGTGCTGGTTGTCGTACTTGCCCCTGTTGCCAGGCTGTCCAGGCAAATTTGAAGTTTCATCGCGTCTATGAGTTCCTGTCTCGGCTCCCTAAGGAGTTTGAGCCCCGgcgtgctcagttgtttgctcgtggcCGTATTTCTCTCATGGAGGCGCTTTCAGAGATACGTGCTGAGGAGACTCGCTTACGTGGTGCTGGTTTGCTGGAGGTTCCCTCTGTGCTCGCTACTCGGGCTTCTTCCACTCCACCTGCTGCACCAACCCCTTCTCGCTCGAGTGCTCCGCCGCTCTTGCCCACTccttctggaggctcaggtggcccCTGTCCACATTGTGACTACTGCAACAATGATGGTCATATTGAGTCCCAGTGCTACACGAAGCGGAAACACCTGCGCAAGGCACGATCATCATCTTCAGGGGCTTC is a window of Triticum dicoccoides isolate Atlit2015 ecotype Zavitan chromosome 2B, WEW_v2.0, whole genome shotgun sequence DNA encoding:
- the LOC119361508 gene encoding 4-hydroxy-7-methoxy-3-oxo-3,4-dihydro-2H-1,4-benzoxazin-2-yl glucoside beta-D-glucosidase 1a, chloroplastic, encoding CNLTVRAGTPSKPAEPIGPVFTKLKSRQIPKRDWFNKDFLFGASTSAYQIEGAWNEDGKGPSTWDHFCHTYPERISDKTNGDVAANSYHLYEEDVKALKDMGMKVYRFSIAWSRILPDGTGKVNQAGIDYYNKLINSLIDNDIVPYVTIWHWDTPQALEDKYGGFLNRQIVDDYKQFAEVCFKNFGDRVKNWFTFNEPHTYCCFSYGEGIHAPGRCSPGMDCAVPKGDSLREPYTAGHHILLAHAEAVELFKACYNKHGDSKIGMAFDVMGHEPFQDSFLDDQARERSIDYNLGWFLEPVVRGDYPFSMRSLIGHRLPMFTKEEQEKLASSCDIMGLNYYTSRFSKHVDISSDFTPKLNTDDAYASSETKGSDGNDIGPITGTYWIYMYQKGLTDLLLIMKEKYGNPPIFITENGIADVDSDPTMRDPLDDWKRLDYLQRHISAVKDAIDQGADVRGHFTWGLIDNFEWSLGYSSRFSLVYIDKKDGNKRKLKKSAKWFAKFNSVPKPLLKTTNNNATVTASVSV